From the genome of Agromyces badenianii:
TCTGGCAACCGCCGGCTTCGGGGACATCAAGGGCGGCACTCTCTACCCGCTGCTCGCCCGGCTGGAGAAGAACGCCCTGGTCAGCGTCGAGTGGCGCACCGGTGAAGGCGGGCCAGGGCGCAAGTACTTCGTCCTCACCGACGCCGGCCGCGCCCAGGTGGACGAGGGGCTCGCCCAGTGGCAGGTGTTCTCCACCAGGGTCACCGGCCACCTCTTCCCCAGCAGCACCCTTCCATCATCCGAATTTCGACCTTCCTTGAGGAGCACATGAACCGCTCACCTTCTTCCCAGGAAATCTGGGGACGACCGTTCGTGAAGGCGCACGAGGAATGGTGCGGCGACTTCGTGCTC
Proteins encoded in this window:
- a CDS encoding PadR family transcriptional regulator; protein product: MTNEPTPSEWLRGVLELCVLRVMVDGPTYGYAIAADLATAGFGDIKGGTLYPLLARLEKNALVSVEWRTGEGGPGRKYFVLTDAGRAQVDEGLAQWQVFSTRVTGHLFPSSTLPSSEFRPSLRST